The Nicotiana tabacum cultivar K326 chromosome 5, ASM71507v2, whole genome shotgun sequence sequence CATGATTCCTGAAGACCACATACAAACTGATTCAAAAGATGAGTCTTCCAGATCATATggtccaaagaaaaaaaaaggaaaaaagaacaaaagaccAAAAGCAAAGATACTATACCTCCTAAAGGGGGACACTCATGCTAGCCTGAACTATTTTAATGATAAATGCCATTTTTTGGAACATTAGGGGTGTGGATACCAAAAAAGCCTTATCAAGGCTAAAAAAATTGATCTCCATCTATAAGGTGGAACTAGTTGCCATTATGGAACCTTTTGTTAGTACTAATCAAATAGAAAGGTGCAGGAGGTTCCTTGGTTATCAACACTGTATTTCTAATTCAAATTGTCAGATTTGGATCATGTGGTCAGGCAACAACATGACTACTATACTGAGCAACCATGATCAACAACTTACTATCAAATTGCATTATGGGGCTGTCAACAGTGATCTCTACATCACAGCAGTATATGCTAAATGTACTCCTGAAGAAAGGAGAGAGTTGTGGAATAGTCTTGAGTTAACCAATCTTCATGTGAACAGTCCATAGTGCATTGGAGGTGATTTCAATGTCATTCTGGATCCCGATGAGAAAAAAGGTGACAGACCTCACAGAATGAACAAAAGTCTAGAATTCAGCAATTGCATAGATAACTGTGGTATGATGGACTTGGGTTTTGTTGATCCAAAATACACATGGTGTAACAATTGGGAgccaagaaggagaatatggaagAGATTGGATagagtttttaaaataatattgtcAACCACTTGACTAGAATTGGCTCTGACCATAGACCTATTATAATTCAATGCAAGGACTCTAACCAGTATGGGCCTAAATACttcaagttttcaaatttttagACTAATCAATCAACTTTTTGCGGGTAGttgaagaagtttggagaaatTGTGTCAGTGGGAATTCTCTGTGGAGACTTCAACAAAAGCTTACAATGTTGAGCAGAAGACTGACTCAATGGTCCAGAGACGACATTGGCAATGTTTTCAACCAAGTTCAATACTGGGAAGATAAAATGAAAGACCTTGAACAAATGGATCTTATGAACAGTAATGATACAACCAgaactgaactgaacaaaggacAAGCTGAGTATATTAGATGGATGGGAATGTAGGATGACATCCTCAGACAAAAAGCTAGGATAAACTAGTTTGAAGAAGGAGATACTAACACTAAATACTTCCATAGCACCATCAGAGGGAGAAGGATAAGGCTGCAAATTTTTAAAATCAACGACCATAGAGGCTACTGGATCGAGGGGGATACTAATATTGGCAAAGCAGCTGCCATCACTTTCAACAGTTCTTTAACATCAATCATCACTACAATGATCATGACATCATCAACTGTATTTCTCAATGTGTAATTGATGCAGATAATGAAAGTTTCACTGCCATTCCTGACACAGAGGAGGTTAGAGATGTTGTTTTCAACATGAGTCCTGACAGTGCAGCAGGGCCGGATGGATATAATAGAAAATTCTTTTAATCCTGTTGGGATATCATTAAGGAGGATATCATTGATTTTGTTCAAGATGTTTTCAATGGCAGAAGGCTCACTAAATCTTTTTCTCATACTTGTTTAGTTCTTATTCCTAAAGTTGACTCCCCTAGTAGTTTTTCGGACTTGAGACCTATTAGTTTGAGTAACTTTACATCCAAAATTATCTCCAAGATCCTTTCCAGAAGGCCGAATCCTATTCTTGGGAAGCTTATATCAGAGAATCAAAGTGGCTTTGTGAAAGGAAGATTGATCACTGAAAATATCCTTTTAGCTCAAGAGATTGCTCAGGGCGTGAACAAGAAGAACAGAGGAGGCAATGTTATTATAAAACTTGACATGGCAAAAGCTTATGATAGAATTTACTGGACCTTTCTGATAGCAGTTATGAGGAAATTTGGTTTCTCTAAAAATTGGATTGATAAAATCTGGGGACTTCTACAAGATATATGGTACTCCATCATTATCAATGGGGCTAGAACAGGTTTTTTCAcatctactcaaggcctcaaacagGGAGATCCCTTATCCCCTTCTCTGTTTATTATTGGAGCTGAGGTTTTCTCTAGATCTCTAAATGCTCTAAATGATTTTATTGGCTACACTCCTTTTAGCATGGATCCGAGAGGTCCGATGATCAATCATTTAGCCTACACTGATGATATTGTTATATTATGTGGTGGAAACAACATGACTCTCAAGTTAATTAAAAAGGCTATTGACAGGTATGAAAAGGCTTCTAGGCAGAAAGTTAGCAATGATAAGAGCTTCTTTATTACAGCCCCTCATACTTGTGCTGCAAGAATCAATAGAATTAAGAATGCTACAGGCTATATGGATAAGCCTTTCCCTTTCTCTTATCCGGGATGCCCCATTTATTTTGGGAGAAATACTGGCAATCTTTTTTACGGTATGCTCTCTAAGGTGGTCAAGAAACTTAGTGGATGACAATCCAATATGACGTCCTCTGGAGGGAGAATGATTTTGATTAAACATATCTTACAATCCCTCCCCACATACATCCTATCTGCTATGAACCCTCCTAAAGGAATTATTAAGCTCATGGAGAAACACTTTGCAAACTTCTTCTGGGGTACAAATGAAGGTAAAAACAAATATCATTGGTCTTCATGGAATAATCTTTGTCTCTCCCAAGATGAGGGAGGAGCTGATGTCAGAAAAATGGAGGATATCATAGATATACTTAGCATTAAAAGATGGTGGAGATTCAGAACTCATCCTTCCCTATGGACCAACtttttcaagaataaatattGCAAAAGAGCCCATCCAGTGAACAAAAAGCCAAATCCTACTGATTCTCATATTTGGAGAAACATGCTCAAAATCAGAGACAAAGCCGAGGAAAATATTATATGGGAAATACAGAAAGGTAATTGTAGCTTTTGGTGGGATAACTGGACAGGTAAAGGTGCATTGGCCAACATATTaaaaggtagtgggagatctTTTAAAGTACATGTGAAAGACTTCATAATTAATAGAGAATGAAATATTGTCAAACTAAACGATGTTCTCCCCGTGCATATTATGGATAGTATTGCTCAACTGGATATAGGAGACGCAAATGAGGATGATTTCCCTGTTTGGACTACTTCTAATGATGGGAGATTTTCTTCTAACTCAGCATGACATTCTATTAGATTCAAGAAACAGAAGAATATCTTCATAAACAAAATCTGGCATAATTCTCTCCCCTTTAAAATGTCCTCTATCTCTTAGAGAATTTTCAAAATAGACTATTTTTTGATGATGTTATTTGTAGGCTTGGTACTAATATTATTTCCAGATGTTCTTGTTGTTCTTCTGTGTAGGTAAAAATAGTCCAACATATCTTTAATAGTAGTGAAGCTGCCATCTTCATATGGAACAACATAGGAAATGCGTTTGGAATCAAACATCAGCATGAGCCTATTATTGCTACCTTCAAAAGATGTTGGGAGACAACGACCAACAATAAAGTGCACAATCAAATGCTTCAGATAGCCCCCACAATCATATGATGGGAACTGTGGAAACAAAGAAATGCATGCAGATATGGAAAACAGAAGAAGTTTCAGCTGAACTCGATGAGACACCAAATCACATGGACATTGAAAGTGGCTATCTCCAACATGGTACCAGGTGACTACACTCAGATAGAATGGCCCCTATTATGTGATAAGGTCGAGAGACTCAGACCATCTCAGAAATGGATACAAGTTACATGGGAGTCTCCTCTACCTGGCACTGTCAAAGTTAATACGGATGGAAGCTTTTGCAAAGAAAGTATTAAGGTAGGCATCGGAGGGGTGGTCAGGAACAGTCAAGGGGAACTTATTACGGCTTTTTCTATTCCTATCAGCTGTGATGATAATACCATGGCAGAGGCTAAAGCAACAGAGTTTGGAGGGGAATGGTGTAGTCATAATGGGTACACTAATTTCTATAT is a genomic window containing:
- the LOC142180901 gene encoding putative mitochondrial protein AtMg00310, producing MTSSGGRMILIKHILQSLPTYILSAMNPPKGIIKLMEKHFANFFWGTNEGKNKYHWSSWNNLCLSQDEGGADVRKMEDIIDILSIKRWWRFRTHPSLWTNFFKNKYCKRAHPVNKKPNPTDSHIWRNMLKIRDKAEENIIWEIQKGNCSFWWDNWTGDANEDDFPVWTTSNDGRFSSNSA